The following are from one region of the Sphingomonas oryzagri genome:
- a CDS encoding AMP-binding protein, whose amino-acid sequence MTGLHGYELLLGNFLDHAAKWHDGAEVVTGGGPDVAAERIDYRTLRERSNRLSGAFLALGLKRGDRIATLAWNSQAHMECWYAAVGIGVSCHTLNPRIGVDQLAEMVRQAHDRILIASPDQAALVTALVAHCPCIEHVVILDEPGAATWALPDCGRIKPWRQPDLRAASGAQAEWGGFSEKTESGLCFTSGTTGAPKGVAYTHRSIYLMTLTLLQTDVLGIGSADVVLAAVPMFHANAWGLPYAVPGVGARFVLPGRHNDGASLAALIEAEGVTVAVGVPTVWLGLIDHLDATGGVLPSLRRVVLGGSSIPQALMDRIEQRLGVRCQTSWGMTELSPLGTVTPASAEVRNSRLSGRPPVGVDLRLTDADGVPLADQRDGEGHLHVRGASVVDRYLGQDAAVTDVEGWFDTGDLAAIDADGNLAITGRSKDLIKSGGEWINPGAMEAIVGALPAVGLVAVVGRPHPKWTERPIVVIEPRVGQTVSDEDVVRSLTGRVPRWWMPDEIVRVERMPLALTGKIDKQELRRQFA is encoded by the coding sequence ATGACGGGGTTGCACGGATACGAGTTGCTGCTCGGCAACTTCCTCGATCACGCCGCGAAATGGCACGATGGCGCCGAGGTGGTGACCGGTGGCGGCCCGGACGTCGCCGCCGAGCGCATCGATTACCGGACGCTGCGCGAGCGGAGCAACCGCCTGTCGGGTGCATTCCTCGCGCTCGGGCTGAAGCGGGGCGACCGGATCGCGACGCTTGCCTGGAACAGCCAAGCCCATATGGAATGCTGGTATGCCGCGGTCGGTATCGGCGTGTCGTGCCACACGCTCAATCCGCGTATCGGGGTCGATCAGCTGGCCGAGATGGTACGGCAGGCGCATGATCGTATCCTGATCGCCAGCCCCGACCAGGCGGCGCTGGTTACGGCACTGGTCGCGCATTGCCCGTGCATCGAGCATGTGGTCATTCTCGACGAGCCGGGGGCCGCGACATGGGCGCTGCCCGATTGTGGCCGGATCAAGCCATGGCGCCAACCCGATCTGCGAGCAGCTTCGGGGGCGCAGGCGGAGTGGGGCGGTTTCTCCGAAAAAACCGAATCCGGCCTCTGTTTCACGTCCGGCACCACGGGCGCGCCCAAGGGCGTCGCCTACACGCACCGCTCGATCTACCTGATGACGCTGACCCTGCTGCAGACGGATGTGCTGGGCATCGGCAGCGCCGATGTGGTGCTGGCGGCCGTGCCGATGTTCCATGCCAATGCCTGGGGTCTGCCTTATGCGGTGCCGGGCGTCGGCGCGCGCTTCGTGCTGCCGGGGCGGCACAATGATGGCGCCAGCCTCGCCGCGCTGATCGAGGCGGAGGGCGTGACGGTGGCGGTCGGCGTGCCGACCGTGTGGCTCGGCCTGATCGACCATCTCGATGCGACCGGAGGGGTGCTGCCGTCGCTCCGTCGCGTCGTGCTGGGCGGCTCCTCGATCCCGCAGGCGCTGATGGACCGGATCGAGCAGCGGCTTGGGGTTCGGTGCCAGACGAGCTGGGGAATGACCGAATTGTCGCCGCTCGGCACGGTGACCCCGGCCAGCGCCGAGGTGCGCAACTCGCGCCTGTCGGGCCGCCCGCCTGTGGGCGTCGATCTGAGGCTGACGGATGCCGATGGCGTTCCGCTGGCGGATCAGCGCGACGGCGAGGGGCACCTCCACGTTCGCGGCGCTAGCGTGGTCGATCGGTATCTGGGGCAGGATGCGGCCGTCACCGATGTCGAAGGCTGGTTCGACACCGGCGACCTTGCGGCCATCGACGCGGACGGGAATCTCGCCATCACCGGCCGCTCGAAGGATCTGATCAAGTCAGGCGGCGAATGGATCAATCCGGGCGCCATGGAAGCGATCGTCGGCGCGTTGCCGGCGGTCGGGCTCGTCGCGGTGGTCGGCCGCCCACACCCCAAATGGACCGAGCGGCCGATCGTGGTGATCGAGCCGCGTGTCGGCCAGACGGTTTCGGACGAGGATGTCGTCCGGTCGCTCACCGGCCGGGTGCCGCGCTGGTGGATGCCCGATGAGATCGTGCGGGTGGAGCGGATGCCGCTCGCGCTGACGGGCAAGATCGACAAGCAGGAGCTGCGACGACAATTCGCCTGA
- a CDS encoding SDR family NAD(P)-dependent oxidoreductase has protein sequence MAKLTGKVAIVSGSGRGIGRALALKLASEGASVVVNDLDERTADAVVAEIDAAGGRAIACIGDVTEPDFGERFVRAATDAFGGLDIIVNNAGYTRDGVIHKMADEQFQAMLDVHVMAPFRILRAAAEPIRIMAKQEAAEGREVIRKVVNISSISGLHGNAGQVNYAAAKTALVGMTKTLAKEWGRLKVCVNCVGFGLVETRLTATTGEPDTRATIGGKEVQLGVPAGTREAAAQMIPLGRGASPEEAAGAIYIFCIPESDYISGEVILASGGIGA, from the coding sequence ATGGCGAAGCTCACGGGCAAGGTCGCGATCGTCTCCGGATCGGGGCGCGGCATCGGCCGGGCGCTGGCGCTCAAGCTGGCGTCGGAGGGCGCGAGCGTCGTGGTCAACGACCTCGACGAACGCACCGCCGATGCCGTGGTCGCCGAGATCGATGCAGCGGGTGGGCGAGCCATCGCCTGCATTGGCGACGTGACAGAGCCGGATTTCGGCGAGCGTTTCGTGCGTGCCGCCACCGATGCATTCGGTGGGCTCGACATCATCGTCAACAATGCCGGCTACACGCGCGATGGCGTGATCCACAAGATGGCCGACGAGCAGTTTCAGGCGATGCTGGACGTCCACGTCATGGCGCCGTTCCGCATCCTGCGCGCGGCGGCCGAGCCGATCCGCATCATGGCCAAGCAGGAAGCGGCCGAAGGCCGTGAGGTGATCCGCAAGGTGGTCAATATCTCGTCCATCTCGGGCCTGCACGGAAATGCGGGGCAGGTGAATTATGCTGCGGCGAAAACAGCCTTGGTAGGCATGACCAAGACGCTCGCGAAGGAATGGGGGCGGCTGAAGGTCTGCGTGAACTGCGTCGGCTTCGGCCTCGTCGAAACGCGGCTGACGGCGACGACCGGCGAACCCGATACCCGCGCGACGATCGGCGGCAAGGAGGTGCAATTGGGGGTGCCGGCGGGGACGCGTGAGGCGGCCGCCCAGATGATCCCGCTGGGTCGTGGCGCGAGTCCGGAAGAAGCAGCGGGCGCGATTTACATCTTCTGTATTCCGGAGAGCGATTACATCAGCGGCGAGGTGATCCTCGCTTCCGGCGGGATCGGGGCATGA
- a CDS encoding lipid-transfer protein, with product MPKARIAGVGMIPFAKPGQSEDWDVMAEKAIRLALSDAGVGYKQIQQAYAGYVYADSTAGQSAIYRVGCTGIPIVNVNNNCSTGSTALYLARQMIEAGAVDCVLAVGFEQMSPGALGAVFNDRKRTLDHHLSKQEQLLGHDDTAPLVAQQFGGAGLDYQQRHGTGDAVFGMIAVKARAHAANNPLALFRAPITLDEVMESKRLYGPLTRFQACPPTCGAAAAVLVSPKFAAQHGLDASVEIVAQAMTTDYAETFAGQSMMSVVGYEMTQRAARQVYDAAGIGPDEIPVVELHDCFTANELITYEGLGLCPEGGAEAFIRDGGNSYGGRHVTNPSGGLLSKGHPLGATGLAQCYELTHQLRGTADRRQVEGARFGLQHNLGLGGACVVTLYGKAA from the coding sequence ATGCCGAAAGCGCGCATCGCCGGGGTCGGCATGATCCCCTTCGCCAAGCCTGGCCAGAGCGAGGACTGGGACGTGATGGCGGAGAAGGCCATCCGCCTCGCTCTTTCCGATGCAGGCGTCGGCTATAAGCAGATCCAGCAGGCCTATGCCGGTTACGTCTATGCGGATTCCACGGCCGGGCAGTCGGCGATCTACCGCGTGGGATGTACCGGTATTCCGATCGTCAACGTCAACAACAATTGCTCGACCGGATCGACCGCGCTCTACCTCGCGCGTCAGATGATCGAGGCGGGTGCTGTGGACTGCGTGCTGGCGGTCGGCTTCGAACAGATGTCGCCGGGTGCGCTCGGCGCGGTGTTCAACGATCGCAAGCGGACGCTCGACCATCACCTCTCCAAGCAGGAGCAGTTGCTCGGCCACGACGACACGGCACCGCTTGTCGCGCAGCAATTCGGTGGCGCGGGTCTCGATTACCAGCAGCGTCATGGCACCGGAGACGCGGTGTTCGGGATGATCGCGGTGAAAGCGAGGGCACATGCCGCGAACAACCCGCTGGCGCTGTTCCGCGCGCCGATCACGCTGGACGAGGTGATGGAATCGAAGCGTCTCTACGGCCCGCTCACGCGTTTCCAGGCCTGTCCGCCGACCTGCGGCGCGGCCGCCGCCGTGCTGGTGTCGCCGAAATTTGCTGCGCAGCATGGACTCGATGCGTCGGTCGAGATCGTCGCGCAGGCGATGACGACCGATTATGCCGAAACCTTTGCCGGGCAATCGATGATGAGCGTCGTCGGCTACGAGATGACGCAGCGCGCGGCGCGCCAGGTCTACGACGCGGCAGGAATCGGGCCGGACGAGATCCCTGTCGTGGAACTGCACGACTGCTTCACCGCAAACGAGCTGATCACCTACGAGGGGCTTGGCCTGTGCCCGGAGGGTGGGGCCGAAGCCTTCATCCGTGACGGTGGCAACAGCTACGGCGGGCGGCACGTCACCAATCCTTCGGGCGGCCTGCTCTCCAAGGGGCATCCGCTTGGTGCGACCGGTCTTGCTCAATGCTACGAACTCACCCACCAACTTCGCGGCACTGCGGACCGGCGGCAGGTCGAGGGTGCGCGTTTCGGACTGCAGCATAATCTCGGGCTGGGCGGCGCATGCGTCGTCACCCTTTACGGCAAGGCGGCGTGA
- a CDS encoding alpha/beta fold hydrolase: MPFVQSGNARIHWRSEGKGTPVLLIMGHLYSSAMWYPLLPELAKNHRVITFDNRGTGQSDTTGDVTIEQMTADALAVLDAAGEAKAHIYGVSMGGGIAGEFGMAHPDRCLSVTLGCTMLKQTRAGHGKQRAPWIYRLPRWLVRWMLRRNAKPEVYGSAAPRDAALHDMAMLAKDRFTMKGVREQNLAMTRYTTTRERARARLTMPVLVLHGDEDPLVDVKYGRELHEIVPHSELVVYPGAGHNFLVASGGKSNHDFIDFVERIDAQQSAAA, encoded by the coding sequence ATGCCGTTCGTGCAAAGCGGAAATGCGAGGATCCATTGGCGGTCGGAGGGAAAGGGTACGCCCGTCCTCCTGATCATGGGCCATCTCTACAGCTCGGCGATGTGGTATCCGCTGCTGCCCGAGTTGGCGAAGAACCACCGCGTCATCACTTTTGACAATCGGGGCACTGGCCAGAGTGATACCACCGGCGACGTCACTATCGAGCAGATGACCGCCGATGCGCTGGCTGTGCTCGATGCGGCCGGCGAGGCGAAGGCGCACATCTACGGTGTGTCGATGGGCGGCGGCATCGCCGGCGAGTTCGGCATGGCCCATCCCGATCGCTGCCTGTCGGTGACGCTCGGCTGCACGATGCTCAAGCAGACGCGTGCGGGCCACGGCAAGCAGCGTGCACCCTGGATCTATCGCCTGCCGCGCTGGCTGGTGCGCTGGATGCTGCGCAGGAATGCGAAGCCGGAAGTCTATGGTTCAGCCGCGCCGCGCGATGCGGCGCTGCACGACATGGCGATGCTGGCGAAGGACCGCTTCACGATGAAGGGCGTGCGCGAGCAGAACCTCGCCATGACCCGCTACACCACGACGCGCGAACGGGCGCGGGCGCGGCTGACCATGCCCGTTCTCGTCCTGCACGGCGATGAGGATCCGCTGGTCGACGTGAAATACGGCCGCGAACTGCACGAGATCGTGCCGCACAGCGAACTGGTGGTCTATCCGGGCGCCGGGCACAATTTCCTCGTCGCGAGCGGTGGCAAGTCCAACCACGACTTCATCGATTTCGTCGAGCGGATCGACGCGCAGCAGAGCGCGGCCGCCTAA
- a CDS encoding MFS transporter, translated as MVLATTGAAPDEAAARFETDIAAATSETRRTNWGGVVLLAVILFIAGGVRLLMTPLQEAAQHDIGFTDLQIATLQGSANGLPAFLSAIPLGLAIDHWNRSRTLLLMGLFWTAGAFMTAYAHDFTTLFIARALVALGVGGAFGVAMSMIADLCIPAKRGRATMVAGIGVLAGPALAFAGGGALFGYFKLHGWSLFPDLAPWRQAALVFAMLGTAMLAPILLFPEPKRHEVEHSAGVMLALRGIAKRWKFLTALWIGATAGGMAEGAAGMWAAPILTRYYGLQPNEFGGWMGGTIFLAGLIGSIIGGFSVDLGNKSGRRGGLMIGSIIAMVIAIPATAYPIMPTVPGFGFMLGLMMACCTVMQVTAMAAVTLVVPNEERGMCLQITGMVGVVVGMAFVPVITLLGPAIFGDERHLPQTLVIIGVVSGVIGVAGNVVAMLFVPRSWKDA; from the coding sequence ATGGTCTTGGCGACGACCGGCGCCGCGCCTGACGAGGCCGCCGCGCGATTCGAGACGGATATCGCTGCCGCCACGTCGGAAACGCGTCGCACCAACTGGGGCGGGGTCGTCCTGCTGGCGGTGATCCTGTTCATCGCGGGCGGCGTCCGCCTGCTGATGACGCCGCTGCAGGAAGCCGCGCAGCACGATATCGGCTTCACCGACCTTCAGATCGCCACCCTGCAGGGAAGCGCCAACGGCCTCCCCGCCTTTCTCAGCGCGATCCCGCTCGGTCTTGCCATCGATCACTGGAACCGCTCGCGAACGCTGTTACTGATGGGACTGTTCTGGACAGCGGGCGCGTTCATGACCGCCTATGCCCACGACTTCACCACGCTCTTCATCGCCCGCGCATTGGTGGCGCTCGGTGTCGGCGGAGCATTCGGCGTGGCGATGTCGATGATCGCCGACCTCTGCATTCCCGCCAAGCGCGGCCGCGCGACGATGGTGGCGGGGATCGGCGTGCTCGCCGGCCCGGCTCTCGCCTTCGCGGGCGGCGGCGCGCTGTTCGGCTATTTCAAGCTGCACGGCTGGTCGCTGTTTCCCGATCTGGCGCCGTGGCGGCAGGCCGCTCTGGTCTTCGCGATGCTCGGCACGGCGATGCTCGCCCCGATCCTGCTCTTTCCGGAACCGAAGCGCCATGAGGTGGAACACAGTGCCGGCGTGATGCTGGCCCTGCGCGGCATCGCCAAACGCTGGAAATTCCTGACCGCGCTCTGGATCGGCGCGACCGCCGGCGGCATGGCGGAGGGCGCGGCGGGCATGTGGGCTGCGCCGATCCTGACCCGCTATTACGGCCTGCAGCCCAATGAATTCGGCGGCTGGATGGGGGGCACCATCTTCCTCGCCGGGCTGATCGGATCGATCATCGGCGGCTTCTCGGTCGATCTCGGCAACAAGTCCGGCCGGCGCGGCGGGCTGATGATCGGATCGATCATCGCGATGGTGATCGCCATCCCCGCCACCGCCTACCCGATCATGCCGACGGTGCCGGGCTTCGGCTTCATGCTCGGCCTGATGATGGCCTGCTGCACCGTGATGCAGGTGACGGCGATGGCGGCCGTGACCCTGGTCGTTCCCAACGAGGAGCGCGGCATGTGCCTGCAGATCACCGGCATGGTCGGCGTGGTTGTCGGCATGGCTTTCGTGCCCGTGATTACCCTGCTGGGGCCGGCGATCTTCGGCGATGAGCGACACCTGCCGCAGACGCTGGTCATCATCGGCGTGGTGTCTGGCGTGATCGGAGTCGCGGGCAACGTGGTCGCCATGCTCTTCGTCCCGCGGAGCTGGAAGGATGCGTGA
- a CDS encoding beta-mannosidase, with translation MRDAIGVWRIRDCAPGEGLAIDAARGSGDGWIPACAPGDTYRALIAAGRLADPFEGRNEAAAAWVRDREWWWHARIDIAEALPGETIELLFEGLDTFADVYLDGVLLGRADNMFRGWRFDLANIAAGKHDLALCFHPTRPMVEGAPLPAWTSFTDRINASRRTLMRKAQFGWGWDWGPDLPTVGIWQPVRVVRRRAAEIHSLGFATLSIADESAEVRIDIRMSEPAMATIELLDPDGRTVATTTVHGSGSVTMTVPAPRLWWTFDLGAHPLYTLTAKVDGAPEQARRVGIRTIAIDQSPDPDEPGTTFFRFVLNGVPIFAKGTNWVPASSYVGAISEGTYRDLLARAVDGNMNMVRVWGGGIYEPDVFYDECDRLGLLVWQDFMFACAPYPDDTAFLDNVKAEIAEQVARLRHHACLALWCGNNENQAIQFFEDHATGTTTPLAGLAIYDALIPAVLADLDPVTPYWPSSPWGGPSPNSMRGGDVHNWTVWHGVPPVPDTEAVGHTDRSPEGIAFTRFAEDKARFVSEFGIQGAPDIGTLRRWMAPEDLTLGSQGFLDRIKDVADKMTAMMTPFTGTPETLEEYVDFSMLTQAEGLAFGIEHYRRRKPHCSGALIWQHNDCWPCVSWSLIDFDGVAKASFYAVTRAFAPVLASFRRTGNEVELWITNDRLEPVRDIATIALARLSGGNDWNEAIAFEVPANASRRVWRGTLAAASDRILTVRSESGTFHPNRLLPGPVKDLALDSDPGLTATFTPIDGALHVVIEAERYALGVALRSDDPALRFTDNHFDLASGERHRVGVTNKTGGGVNLGSIAIACWNGKAKR, from the coding sequence ATGCGTGACGCGATCGGCGTGTGGCGCATCCGCGATTGCGCGCCGGGCGAGGGCCTGGCGATCGATGCCGCGCGCGGATCGGGCGACGGGTGGATCCCCGCCTGCGCGCCGGGGGACACCTATCGCGCGCTCATCGCGGCGGGGCGGCTCGCCGATCCGTTCGAGGGACGCAACGAAGCCGCTGCGGCGTGGGTGCGCGATCGGGAATGGTGGTGGCACGCCCGGATCGATATCGCCGAAGCCCTGCCGGGCGAGACGATCGAGCTGTTGTTCGAGGGTCTCGACACCTTCGCCGATGTCTATCTCGATGGCGTTCTGCTCGGTCGCGCGGACAACATGTTTCGCGGCTGGCGCTTCGATCTCGCCAATATCGCGGCGGGAAAGCACGATCTCGCCCTCTGCTTTCACCCCACGCGCCCGATGGTCGAGGGCGCGCCGCTGCCGGCCTGGACCAGCTTCACCGACCGGATCAACGCCTCGCGCCGCACGCTGATGCGCAAGGCGCAGTTCGGCTGGGGCTGGGATTGGGGTCCAGACCTTCCGACCGTCGGCATCTGGCAACCGGTGCGGGTCGTGCGGCGGCGCGCGGCGGAAATTCACAGCCTCGGCTTCGCCACGCTTTCGATCGCCGACGAATCCGCCGAAGTGCGGATCGACATACGGATGTCGGAGCCGGCGATGGCAACCATCGAGCTGCTCGACCCCGATGGCAGGACGGTCGCGACAACGACGGTTCATGGTTCCGGCAGCGTCACGATGACGGTGCCGGCCCCACGCCTGTGGTGGACCTTCGATCTCGGCGCCCATCCGCTCTACACGCTGACTGCCAAGGTCGATGGTGCACCCGAACAGGCCCGCCGCGTCGGCATCCGCACCATCGCGATCGACCAGTCGCCCGACCCGGACGAGCCCGGCACCACCTTCTTCCGTTTCGTGCTGAACGGCGTACCGATCTTCGCCAAAGGCACCAACTGGGTGCCCGCCAGCTCCTATGTCGGCGCGATATCCGAGGGCACCTACCGCGATCTGCTGGCGCGCGCGGTCGACGGCAACATGAACATGGTCCGCGTCTGGGGTGGCGGCATCTATGAGCCGGATGTCTTCTACGATGAGTGCGATCGGCTGGGCCTGCTCGTCTGGCAGGACTTCATGTTCGCCTGCGCACCGTATCCGGACGACACGGCATTCCTCGACAACGTGAAAGCCGAGATCGCCGAGCAGGTGGCGCGGCTGCGGCACCATGCCTGCCTCGCGCTCTGGTGCGGCAACAACGAGAATCAGGCGATCCAGTTCTTCGAGGACCACGCCACCGGCACCACCACGCCGCTCGCCGGCCTCGCAATCTATGACGCGTTGATCCCGGCGGTGCTGGCCGATCTCGATCCGGTGACACCCTATTGGCCGAGCAGCCCATGGGGCGGCCCCAGCCCCAACAGTATGAGAGGCGGCGACGTCCACAACTGGACGGTGTGGCATGGCGTGCCCCCCGTCCCCGACACGGAGGCGGTCGGCCATACCGATCGCAGCCCCGAAGGCATCGCCTTCACCCGCTTCGCCGAGGACAAGGCCCGCTTCGTGAGCGAGTTCGGCATCCAGGGCGCCCCCGACATCGGCACGCTCCGACGCTGGATGGCGCCGGAGGATCTGACGCTCGGCAGCCAGGGTTTTCTCGATCGCATCAAGGATGTCGCCGACAAGATGACGGCGATGATGACTCCCTTCACCGGCACGCCGGAGACGCTGGAAGAGTATGTCGATTTCTCGATGCTCACCCAGGCCGAAGGACTGGCGTTCGGCATCGAGCATTATCGTCGTCGCAAGCCGCATTGCTCGGGCGCGCTGATCTGGCAGCATAATGATTGCTGGCCGTGCGTGAGCTGGAGCCTGATCGACTTTGACGGTGTCGCCAAGGCCAGCTTCTATGCCGTCACCCGCGCGTTCGCGCCGGTGCTCGCGTCCTTCCGGCGGACTGGCAACGAGGTCGAACTGTGGATCACCAACGACCGGCTGGAGCCAGTGCGCGATATCGCCACCATCGCGCTCGCCCGCCTTTCGGGCGGCAACGACTGGAACGAGGCCATTGCCTTCGAGGTGCCAGCCAATGCCAGCCGCCGAGTCTGGCGCGGCACGCTCGCGGCGGCGAGCGATCGCATCCTAACCGTACGCAGCGAAAGCGGAACCTTCCATCCCAACCGCTTGCTGCCGGGGCCGGTCAAGGATCTGGCGCTCGATAGCGATCCGGGGCTGACCGCCACTTTCACGCCGATCGACGGTGCATTGCATGTCGTCATCGAGGCGGAGCGCTATGCGCTCGGCGTGGCGCTGCGATCCGACGATCCGGCGCTTCGTTTCACCGACAATCATTTCGATCTCGCGAGCGGCGAGCGGCATAGGGTGGGTGTCACCAACAAGACAGGCGGCGGCGTGAACCTCGGGTCGATCGCCATCGCCTGCTGGAACGGGAAAGCAAAACGATGA
- a CDS encoding alpha/beta hydrolase fold domain-containing protein, protein MTSRHLVDPELHGLLERWPQVTLDESLIPLVRDATRLPVGEIANPERVVRQDLIVPGRDGAPDVPMIHYRPAGSEDAVLPCLYHVHGGGYVGGAAAGLEPIHRLLVETVGCALVTVDYRLAPETPFPGPLEDCYAGLDWLFGHASKLNIDPSRIGIGGESAGGGLAAALALLVRDRGEHRIAFQHLIYPMIDDRTCITADPHPHAGQFVWNAASNAFGWRAYLGMAPGASDIPAYAAAARAEDLSGLPPTFLATGALDLFVDEDISYAARLIRAGVSTELHVYPGAFHGFDIDQSAAVSRRLRRDSWDFLTRQLHPSPL, encoded by the coding sequence ATGACCAGCCGCCACCTCGTCGATCCCGAACTGCATGGCCTGCTCGAGCGCTGGCCGCAGGTCACGCTCGATGAGAGCCTGATTCCGCTGGTACGCGATGCGACCCGGCTCCCGGTGGGCGAGATCGCCAATCCGGAACGTGTCGTCCGCCAGGATCTCATCGTCCCCGGCCGCGACGGCGCACCCGACGTGCCGATGATCCACTATCGACCGGCGGGGAGCGAAGATGCCGTCCTGCCCTGCCTCTACCACGTCCATGGCGGCGGTTATGTCGGCGGCGCGGCGGCGGGACTGGAGCCGATCCACCGGCTGCTCGTCGAGACGGTCGGCTGCGCGCTGGTAACGGTGGACTACCGGCTCGCCCCCGAAACGCCGTTCCCCGGCCCGCTCGAGGATTGCTATGCCGGCCTCGACTGGCTGTTCGGCCATGCCTCGAAACTGAACATCGACCCCAGCCGCATCGGCATCGGCGGGGAGAGCGCGGGCGGTGGCCTCGCCGCGGCACTTGCGTTGCTGGTACGCGACCGGGGCGAACACCGGATCGCCTTCCAGCATCTCATCTACCCAATGATCGACGATCGCACCTGCATCACTGCCGATCCGCACCCCCATGCCGGCCAATTCGTCTGGAACGCGGCGAGCAATGCCTTCGGCTGGCGCGCCTATCTCGGCATGGCGCCGGGTGCGTCCGACATCCCGGCCTACGCCGCCGCCGCGCGCGCCGAGGATCTTTCCGGCCTGCCACCGACCTTCCTCGCCACCGGCGCACTGGATCTCTTCGTCGATGAAGACATATCCTATGCCGCCCGCCTGATCCGCGCCGGAGTTTCGACCGAACTGCACGTCTATCCGGGCGCCTTCCACGGCTTCGACATCGATCAGAGCGCGGCCGTTTCCCGCCGATTACGCCGCGACAGCTGGGATTTCCTGACGCGCCAGCTTCACCCCTCCCCCTTGTGA
- a CDS encoding DUF3089 domain-containing protein, which produces MSEAVMPPVDATPRKRILRRILIGLAVLVVLAVILTTAACALIGSPPKAFDQTPTPPAPDYSQPSAWLAFPGRNGQERSTPPGITPVDEAKAPADVFFIHPTTDLNNRIWNAPFDAPDDVAKLNPPVRLGQASAFNGCCRIYAPQYRQASLAGLKEPKAVALAYEDVARAFRSYIAHDNKGRPFILASHSQGTALAIELVQREILGTPLQKRMIAAYLVGGYVPQTFATIGLPTCDAPKRTGCVVSWNTSKAGWNIPRKLLLSRPGYWWQGQLVTRGAAPPICVNPLSWRNEGAAPATANPGSLPFPKAPFPAGASLLSPLAVNLTGATCNAPMLEVQIPSDAPSGFSDKLSALLGIYHANDYGIFYASIRQNAIDRTQAWLATHEPTRADE; this is translated from the coding sequence GTGTCCGAGGCCGTAATGCCGCCAGTCGACGCTACGCCGCGGAAGCGTATCCTGCGCCGCATCCTGATCGGCCTCGCGGTGCTGGTGGTGCTCGCGGTCATTCTGACCACGGCCGCCTGCGCGCTGATCGGCAGCCCGCCCAAGGCGTTCGACCAGACCCCGACCCCACCTGCCCCCGATTATTCTCAGCCGTCCGCGTGGCTCGCCTTTCCCGGCCGCAACGGCCAGGAACGGTCGACCCCGCCCGGCATCACTCCGGTAGACGAGGCCAAGGCGCCGGCCGATGTCTTCTTCATCCATCCGACCACCGATCTGAACAACCGGATCTGGAACGCTCCCTTCGACGCACCGGACGACGTGGCGAAGCTCAATCCGCCGGTGCGGCTTGGGCAGGCGAGCGCGTTCAACGGCTGCTGCCGCATCTATGCGCCGCAATATCGCCAGGCGTCGCTCGCCGGGCTGAAGGAGCCGAAAGCGGTCGCCCTCGCCTATGAGGATGTCGCCCGCGCCTTCCGCTCTTACATCGCGCACGACAACAAGGGACGCCCCTTCATCCTCGCCTCGCACAGCCAGGGCACCGCACTGGCGATCGAGCTGGTACAGCGCGAAATCCTCGGCACGCCGCTGCAAAAGCGGATGATCGCCGCCTATCTCGTCGGCGGTTATGTTCCGCAGACCTTCGCCACGATCGGCCTGCCGACCTGCGATGCGCCGAAGCGGACGGGCTGCGTCGTCTCGTGGAACACCAGCAAGGCGGGCTGGAACATTCCGCGCAAGCTCCTGCTCAGTCGACCGGGCTATTGGTGGCAGGGTCAGCTCGTGACGCGCGGCGCGGCGCCGCCGATCTGTGTCAATCCGCTGAGCTGGCGCAACGAGGGCGCCGCCCCGGCGACCGCCAACCCCGGCAGCCTGCCATTCCCCAAGGCCCCCTTCCCGGCCGGCGCCTCGTTGCTGTCGCCGCTGGCGGTCAACCTCACCGGCGCGACCTGCAACGCGCCGATGCTGGAAGTGCAGATCCCGTCGGACGCGCCATCCGGGTTCAGCGACAAGCTGAGCGCCCTGCTCGGCATCTATCACGCCAACGACTATGGCATCTTCTACGCCAGCATCCGCCAGAATGCGATCGACCGCACGCAGGCGTGGTTGGCGACACACGAGCCGACGCGCGCGGATGAGTGA